A window of Dehalococcoidales bacterium contains these coding sequences:
- a CDS encoding ArdC-like ssDNA-binding domain-containing protein produces MSYPNIRYRVSHYPNIHYTPSMVSLPTGDPCQSVRPQDFPFISWFGIPMPDYSFAVEPETRERKLDDVMNRLRQGVESIQNSDVFRQFLMTMAKFHDYSIGNQILIMLQRPAATQVAGFNTWRDLSRSVKAGEKGIMILAPCFAPGGESRWIRHDTEWAIRRVGERYGVYLVRSGGADVVPPTLLQPLYDTRGQAERYLHTQGAMKGEERVLAPTYFKVVYVFDVSQTQGKELPRVEVPTLSGEVNEDLFNRAMALAKKNNLTVEFNPRPELSPDIKGMLSGTLIWVKGDEPRAQQLKTLLHELAHYYTERVLGIPRADAETIAESSAFVVGSHFGFDTGTRSFPYVALWSKDKSVLEKNLAAIRGVSTRMIAGIEGVEGGASLLVERESPQSTLITKAQLTEMFKDERTCGICYDPEGAAHLPSGLEMGQCTNCAWYVVERLGRGQVYGFSVEDIPGYSYRPISIVGGHDFAVIDDRYIVDLWLSLYAGEEKQIVFDMQDPIDQDKIKRIYSDRKHWKILPSYLKETTSIEDEGKAIAKAIGVDYTGPQYDKGVFKFHLLTDPVTGTSFGVYSLEDARKQLNKVRASYSTVRIVPYTPKEPLPPNVKAYLIQVITPTGEIAGWLGYDEHPDYVRIGYIKVEDKHQGKGYAGDMVKKLVEAAGNKPILTGSLNHSSWRLLKLAQEKGKIKITEPQSEFQDKTYFQLEPVR; encoded by the coding sequence ATGTCATATCCTAATATACGCTACCGGGTTAGCCACTATCCGAATATACACTACACGCCCAGCATGGTCTCCCTGCCTACCGGCGATCCCTGCCAGTCTGTACGGCCGCAGGACTTCCCTTTCATTTCCTGGTTCGGCATACCCATGCCTGATTACTCCTTTGCCGTGGAGCCCGAGACCAGAGAACGCAAGCTCGACGACGTGATGAACCGCCTCCGCCAGGGCGTGGAGAGCATCCAGAACAGCGACGTTTTCCGCCAGTTCCTGATGACCATGGCCAAGTTCCACGACTATTCTATCGGTAACCAGATACTTATCATGCTGCAGCGACCGGCCGCCACTCAGGTAGCCGGCTTCAACACATGGAGAGACCTGAGCAGGTCCGTCAAGGCTGGCGAGAAGGGTATCATGATTCTCGCTCCCTGCTTTGCCCCCGGAGGGGAGTCCCGATGGATACGCCATGACACCGAGTGGGCGATCCGCCGTGTCGGCGAAAGATACGGCGTTTACCTGGTCCGCTCTGGCGGCGCCGATGTTGTACCCCCAACCCTGCTCCAGCCGCTCTATGATACACGTGGCCAGGCCGAAAGATATTTACATACTCAAGGTGCTATGAAGGGCGAGGAGAGGGTTCTAGCCCCAACCTACTTCAAGGTGGTCTATGTTTTCGATGTCTCCCAGACCCAGGGTAAGGAATTGCCCAGGGTAGAGGTGCCGACCCTCAGCGGAGAGGTGAACGAAGACCTCTTCAACCGCGCCATGGCGCTGGCCAAGAAGAATAACCTGACCGTAGAGTTTAATCCTCGACCGGAACTATCACCGGACATCAAGGGTATGCTTTCCGGTACCCTTATCTGGGTCAAAGGGGATGAGCCCCGGGCGCAACAGTTGAAAACACTTCTGCATGAATTAGCACACTATTACACAGAGAGGGTGCTGGGGATACCCCGGGCCGATGCCGAGACCATCGCCGAGTCTTCTGCATTTGTCGTGGGTAGTCATTTCGGCTTCGATACAGGCACCAGATCATTCCCCTATGTAGCTCTCTGGTCAAAAGATAAATCCGTACTCGAGAAGAACCTGGCTGCCATCCGCGGCGTGTCCACCCGGATGATTGCCGGAATTGAGGGGGTGGAAGGCGGCGCTTCATTACTGGTAGAACGCGAGAGTCCGCAAAGTACCTTAATAACGAAGGCTCAACTTACCGAGATGTTCAAAGACGAAAGGACCTGCGGTATCTGCTATGACCCCGAAGGTGCCGCCCATCTCCCATCCGGTCTGGAAATGGGGCAATGCACTAATTGCGCCTGGTATGTGGTTGAGAGATTAGGCCGAGGCCAGGTCTACGGATTTTCCGTTGAAGATATACCCGGTTACTCTTATAGGCCGATCTCCATCGTTGGCGGCCATGATTTTGCCGTAATAGATGACCGGTACATCGTTGACCTCTGGCTGAGTCTGTATGCCGGGGAAGAGAAGCAAATTGTATTCGATATGCAGGACCCTATTGACCAGGATAAAATCAAGCGAATATACAGCGACCGAAAACACTGGAAAATTCTCCCAAGCTACCTCAAGGAAACCACCTCTATCGAGGATGAGGGGAAGGCCATCGCCAAAGCAATCGGCGTTGATTATACCGGCCCCCAGTATGATAAAGGCGTATTCAAGTTCCATCTTCTAACCGATCCCGTCACCGGCACCAGTTTCGGAGTTTATTCATTGGAAGATGCCAGAAAACAGCTTAATAAAGTAAGAGCATCATATTCGACAGTGCGCATCGTTCCCTATACTCCGAAAGAGCCTCTGCCCCCCAACGTCAAGGCGTACTTAATCCAGGTTATCACCCCCACCGGAGAGATCGCCGGCTGGCTGGGCTACGATGAACACCCGGATTACGTGCGCATCGGCTATATCAAGGTAGAAGACAAACACCAGGGAAAGGGCTATGCCGGCGATATGGTGAAAAAGCTGGTTGAGGCAGCCGGGAATAAGCCTATACTGACCGGCTCGCTCAACCACTCCTCATGGCGGCTATTGAAACTGGCCCAGGAAAAGGGTAAGATCAAGATTACCGAGCCGCAGTCAGAGTTCCAGGATAAGACCTACTTTCAGCTTGAGCCTGTGAGGTAG
- a CDS encoding P-loop NTPase produces MATKKILLLAVKGGTGKSTTTVGLGKALGSKGFHIGFLDIDLSGANLPMALGMQEPLPHVPVDMIKEKMLAVKYDGFEIFSLAFRFGTAALLWGGGNRIVKAFGQEFKLDGTGRYNLVKQMIQNVEFGDLDYLLIDNPPSSGDEVLSLYDNMPDIYGCILVSQPTNLAVEDMERALDMIENKRLPLIGMVGNMVNAICPHCHQEFYPFSAPGVELEDFCRAKGVPYLISIPMTTDKTMLECRFGELAGIVLSQKPVLIWERSFKERFENAVIQGAMKAALKGIK; encoded by the coding sequence GTGGCTACAAAAAAGATATTATTGCTTGCCGTAAAAGGAGGCACCGGGAAGTCAACTACCACTGTCGGGCTCGGTAAAGCCCTCGGGTCCAAGGGATTTCATATAGGTTTTCTTGATATTGACCTCTCCGGCGCCAACCTTCCCATGGCCCTGGGTATGCAGGAACCATTACCGCATGTGCCTGTGGATATGATAAAAGAAAAGATGCTGGCCGTGAAATACGACGGCTTCGAGATATTCAGCCTGGCTTTTCGCTTTGGCACGGCCGCCCTGCTCTGGGGAGGCGGCAACCGTATCGTTAAAGCCTTTGGCCAGGAATTTAAACTGGATGGCACCGGACGCTATAACCTGGTCAAGCAGATGATACAGAATGTAGAGTTCGGGGATCTTGATTATCTGCTTATAGATAACCCGCCCTCATCTGGTGACGAAGTTTTATCTCTTTACGATAACATGCCGGATATCTACGGTTGCATCCTTGTCTCCCAGCCTACCAACTTGGCGGTCGAGGATATGGAGCGAGCCCTGGACATGATCGAGAACAAGCGGCTGCCCCTCATCGGCATGGTGGGGAACATGGTAAATGCTATCTGTCCCCACTGTCATCAGGAGTTCTACCCATTCTCTGCGCCCGGGGTAGAGTTGGAAGACTTCTGCCGGGCAAAGGGCGTTCCCTATCTTATCAGCATACCCATGACAACGGATAAAACTATGCTGGAATGTCGTTTTGGCGAACTGGCGGGAATAGTATTGAGCCAGAAGCCGGTGCTTATCTGGGAGAGATCTTTCAAGGAGCGCTTTGAAAATGCCGTGATCCAAGGAGCGATGAAGGCAGCTTTGAAAGGAATAAAATAG
- the dnaX gene encoding DNA polymerase III subunit gamma/tau: MSFYTEYRPHSFSEVLGQDQATAILKKQAVMHQFHHAYLLHGPSGSGKTTTARILAAALNCETMNGTGEPCGVCPSCQAVIEGRHWDVMEIDGARFRGIDDIKDLCYKAYFSPMSKKKVYIIDECHQLTEPAWAALLKLVEEPPPHLVIILCTTARDKVPDTIASRCQLYPFNKVEPECMKAKLTRICQTIGIEADARHLDFIAQSSNGNMRTAENILEQVCLLKR, encoded by the coding sequence ATGAGTTTTTACACGGAATATCGGCCTCACTCATTTAGTGAAGTGCTCGGCCAGGACCAGGCAACGGCGATCCTGAAAAAACAGGCCGTGATGCACCAGTTTCACCATGCCTATCTTTTACACGGTCCAAGCGGATCGGGAAAAACCACAACCGCCCGGATACTGGCGGCCGCCCTGAACTGCGAGACTATGAACGGGACCGGGGAACCTTGCGGGGTATGCCCGAGCTGCCAGGCCGTCATCGAAGGCCGGCACTGGGACGTAATGGAGATTGACGGGGCACGCTTCCGGGGAATAGATGATATTAAGGACTTGTGCTATAAGGCTTACTTTTCACCCATGAGTAAGAAAAAAGTCTATATCATAGATGAGTGTCACCAGCTAACCGAGCCGGCATGGGCTGCCCTGTTGAAACTTGTCGAGGAGCCGCCGCCCCACCTGGTCATAATCTTATGCACGACAGCCCGGGACAAGGTGCCGGATACGATAGCTTCACGCTGCCAGCTTTACCCATTTAACAAGGTAGAGCCTGAATGTATGAAAGCCAAGCTCACCCGTATCTGCCAGACCATTGGCATTGAGGCCGATGCACGTCACCTGGACTTTATCGCTCAATCCAGCAACGGGAACATGCGGACGGCGGAAAACATATTAGAGCAAGTTTGCCTGCTCAAGAGGTAA
- a CDS encoding GIY-YIG nuclease family protein → MADVYLLHFERPYWGKARHYVGYTKFTAAERIDTHRAGNGSKLVAYAMAHGNNFECVLTEHFDSPQEARARELQLKKRHGLNKLCPRCKGEQ, encoded by the coding sequence ATGGCTGATGTTTATCTGCTGCACTTTGAACGCCCGTACTGGGGGAAAGCCCGGCATTACGTGGGCTATACCAAGTTCACCGCCGCCGAGCGTATCGACACACACCGCGCCGGCAACGGCAGTAAGCTGGTAGCCTACGCTATGGCTCACGGCAATAACTTTGAATGTGTCCTTACCGAGCACTTTGATAGCCCCCAGGAAGCCCGGGCAAGAGAATTACAATTAAAAAAGAGGCATGGTCTGAATAAGCTGTGCCCAAGATGCAAGGGGGAACAATAG
- a CDS encoding SAP domain-containing protein: protein MPKTAEEPRPDKFRIIPHYSPVTGILTSFTVEDPKGVPVTRWREYATEINKRYPAVPVKELEEAKVQYLEYRAVFTLGRASFTLEQLKGKPAVSELSTTQRLARYGVSEEDYEKVIETDKKFTMNDLRQMCRDLGLATGGDKKKLISRLMEAESGKQS, encoded by the coding sequence ATGCCGAAGACAGCAGAGGAACCCAGACCCGATAAGTTTCGCATTATACCCCACTATTCCCCGGTCACCGGCATCCTGACCTCATTCACGGTCGAGGACCCGAAGGGCGTCCCGGTAACCAGGTGGCGCGAGTACGCCACCGAGATCAACAAACGATATCCCGCCGTACCTGTCAAGGAGTTGGAAGAGGCCAAGGTACAGTATCTTGAATACCGGGCGGTGTTTACCCTGGGAAGGGCCTCTTTTACCCTCGAGCAGTTGAAAGGCAAACCCGCGGTATCGGAACTCAGTACCACGCAGCGCCTGGCCCGCTACGGTGTGTCAGAAGAGGACTACGAGAAGGTCATTGAGACGGACAAGAAATTCACCATGAACGATCTCCGCCAGATGTGCCGCGATCTGGGGCTGGCCACCGGCGGAGATAAGAAAAAACTTATAAGTAGATTGATGGAGGCAGAAAGTGGCAAACAAAGCTAA